A region of Lepus europaeus isolate LE1 chromosome 2, mLepTim1.pri, whole genome shotgun sequence DNA encodes the following proteins:
- the LOC133748526 gene encoding ubiquitin-conjugating enzyme E2 L3-like produces MAASRRLMKELEEIRKYGMKNFHNIQVDEANLLTWQGLIVPDNPPYDKGAFRIEINFPAEYPFKPPKITFKTKIYHPNIDEKGQVCLPVISAENWKPATKTNQVIQSLIALVNDPQPEHPLRADLAEEYSKDRKKFCKNAEEFTKKYGEK; encoded by the coding sequence ATGGCGGCCAGCAGGAGGCTGATGAAGGAGCTTGAAGAGATCCGCaaatatggaatgaaaaacttcCATAACATCCAGGTTGATGAAGCTAATTTATTGACTTGGCAAGGGCTTATTGTTCCTGACAACCCTCCATATGACAAGGGAGCCTTCAGAATAGAAATCAACTTTCCAGCAGAGTACCCATTCAAACCACCGAAGATCACATTTAAAACAAAGATCTATCACCCAAACATTGATGAAAAGGGGCAGGTCTGTCTGCCCGTAATTAGTGCTGAAAACTGGAAGCCAGCAACCAAAACCAACCAAGTAATCCAGTCCCTCATAGCACTGGTGAACGACCCCCAGCCCGAGCACCCGCTTCGGGCTGACCTAGCTGAAGAATACTCTAAGGACCGTAAAAAATTCTGTAAGAATGCTGAAGAGTTTACAAAGAAATATGGGGAGAAGTGA